Proteins co-encoded in one Flavobacterium sp. M31R6 genomic window:
- a CDS encoding YitT family protein, which yields MKFNQEPIDWREIFELKNIILNLVGVALITLALKGFMIPNKFLDGGVIGASILIHEISHVPFGVLVLVLNIPFLFIGKTVLGKTFAIQSLITFLMIAASMTFIDIQPVTSDRLLIALFGGCLIGMGMGFVIRSGAAADGIEILALFTTRKIGLNVSEVIFGINSTLFLCAAWSFGISTALYSIVTYFSAIKCLDYIAHGIEQYTSLHIISSQSEAIKSLIVQQFGKGITVIKGERGYLPHAFHEKTDCDIIITVVTRLELLRIKEEVSQLDPHAFMYIQYIKEARGGILRNKAKH from the coding sequence ATGAAATTCAACCAAGAACCTATAGACTGGAGAGAAATATTCGAACTGAAAAATATCATTCTTAATTTGGTTGGAGTAGCATTAATTACATTAGCTTTAAAAGGTTTTATGATTCCCAATAAATTTTTGGACGGAGGAGTTATAGGAGCTTCAATACTCATTCACGAAATCTCACATGTACCATTTGGTGTTTTAGTGCTCGTATTGAATATCCCTTTTTTATTTATTGGTAAAACTGTACTAGGTAAAACTTTTGCCATACAAAGTTTAATCACCTTTTTAATGATAGCAGCCAGTATGACATTTATTGACATTCAGCCCGTAACATCCGACCGTTTATTGATTGCATTATTTGGAGGTTGCTTGATTGGTATGGGAATGGGATTTGTCATTCGAAGTGGCGCAGCGGCAGACGGAATAGAAATACTCGCCTTATTTACTACCCGAAAAATTGGTCTTAACGTGTCGGAAGTTATTTTTGGAATCAACTCAACACTATTTCTTTGTGCTGCATGGTCATTTGGCATAAGTACCGCTTTATACTCTATAGTTACTTATTTTTCGGCTATAAAATGCCTTGATTATATAGCCCATGGAATAGAACAATACACATCTTTACATATTATTTCATCCCAAAGTGAGGCGATAAAATCATTAATCGTACAACAATTTGGTAAAGGAATTACAGTTATTAAGGGAGAAAGAGGTTATTTGCCGCATGCTTTTCATGAAAAAACAGATTGTGACATTATAATAACTGTTGTAACCCGATTAGAATTACTGAGGATAAAGGAAGAAGTTAGCCAATTGGATCCGCATGCCTTTATGTACATTCAATACATCAAAGAAGCAAGAGGGGGTATTTTAAGAAACAAGGCCAAGCATTAG
- a CDS encoding adenylate/guanylate cyclase domain-containing protein — protein MMVKRLFSYFNKITIYLMLLFFQQIVVFAQDQKVADSLVKIYKTKKLNNSEKMELLRNLSFNESNNLELSLKFAEELIALSKAEKNYLYLYRGYSQKGNKNRLSGNFNIALDSYFKSIDAAVKADYAPGEGNSYMCIADVYSNMGNKENAELYYDKAIQILRKTTNRLSLAIALLNAGDEYSKNLKFNLALNYFNEAGTIFKKENYLIGIAYTLGNKGMVFAKQGNDELAIKNISEAISILEKQEDYYGISDYLLYMSDIYFKRKEWKSALDYAKRSLDIAQKQGLKDQVQKSSLILSELYQQAGNIPESFTYYKKYITYRDSVRNLEEVEKMGNLRTNFEVSKKQAEVDLMIQQKRTQKIIAISSIVSLVLVFLLAIGLFRRYRFIKKTNIIIEEERKRSDTLLLNILPEETALELKESGKVVAKRFESVTVLFTDFEGFTQYAENLSPEKLVESVDYYFSKFDAIIEKYDLEKIKTLGDSYMCAGGLPFPTEDHAYKMILVAQEILEFVQHSNLENPLNHTRFNIRIGINTGPVVAGVVGTKKFAYDIWGDTVNIASRMESNSARGKINISENTFAIIKDSFDCEYRGEVEVKNRGMMKMYFVNGANHIDEKPKF, from the coding sequence ATGATGGTAAAAAGGTTATTTAGCTATTTCAATAAAATCACAATTTATTTAATGCTATTGTTTTTTCAGCAAATTGTTGTTTTTGCTCAAGATCAAAAAGTAGCGGATAGTCTTGTGAAAATTTATAAAACAAAGAAACTTAATAATTCTGAAAAAATGGAATTGCTAAGAAATTTGTCTTTTAATGAAAGTAACAACCTTGAATTATCATTAAAATTTGCTGAGGAGCTCATTGCTTTATCCAAGGCTGAAAAGAACTATTTATATTTATATAGAGGATATAGTCAAAAGGGTAATAAAAACAGATTATCGGGAAATTTTAATATAGCCTTAGATTCCTATTTTAAAAGTATTGATGCGGCAGTAAAAGCTGACTATGCTCCGGGAGAAGGAAACTCTTATATGTGTATTGCCGATGTGTATTCCAACATGGGCAATAAAGAGAATGCTGAATTGTACTATGACAAGGCTATTCAAATTTTAAGAAAAACGACTAATAGGCTTTCATTGGCGATTGCTTTACTAAATGCCGGAGATGAATATTCGAAGAATTTAAAATTCAATTTGGCCTTAAATTATTTTAATGAGGCCGGTACAATATTCAAGAAGGAAAATTATCTCATTGGTATTGCCTATACTTTAGGGAATAAAGGGATGGTCTTTGCTAAACAAGGAAATGATGAATTGGCAATCAAAAACATAAGTGAAGCTATTTCAATTTTAGAAAAGCAGGAAGACTACTATGGCATATCAGATTACCTTCTCTATATGTCAGATATTTATTTTAAGCGAAAAGAATGGAAATCTGCTCTTGATTACGCAAAAAGAAGTTTGGATATTGCACAAAAACAAGGATTGAAGGATCAAGTCCAAAAGTCAAGTTTAATACTTTCTGAATTGTATCAACAAGCAGGAAACATACCTGAATCATTTACCTATTATAAAAAATACATTACTTATCGAGACAGTGTCAGAAATCTTGAAGAAGTCGAGAAAATGGGGAATTTGAGAACCAATTTTGAGGTTTCAAAGAAGCAGGCAGAAGTCGATTTGATGATTCAACAAAAGCGGACCCAAAAAATAATTGCCATTTCTTCTATCGTTTCATTAGTTCTTGTTTTCTTGCTGGCGATTGGTTTATTTAGAAGATATCGTTTTATCAAGAAAACGAACATTATCATTGAAGAAGAAAGAAAAAGATCAGACACTTTATTATTGAATATTCTTCCGGAAGAAACGGCTCTTGAACTAAAAGAAAGTGGTAAAGTAGTAGCCAAAAGATTTGAATCCGTTACTGTTTTATTTACCGATTTTGAAGGATTTACACAATATGCCGAAAACTTGTCACCGGAAAAACTGGTGGAAAGTGTCGATTATTATTTTTCAAAATTTGATGCGATTATCGAAAAGTATGATTTAGAAAAAATAAAAACATTGGGAGATTCCTATATGTGTGCCGGAGGATTGCCTTTCCCTACAGAAGATCATGCTTATAAAATGATTTTGGTTGCCCAGGAAATTTTAGAATTTGTGCAACATTCCAATCTGGAAAACCCACTCAATCATACTCGTTTTAACATCCGTATCGGTATTAATACTGGGCCTGTAGTTGCCGGAGTAGTGGGAACCAAGAAATTTGCCTATGACATTTGGGGCGATACTGTAAATATTGCTTCTAGAATGGAATCGAATTCAGCTCG